In one window of Lewinella sp. 4G2 DNA:
- a CDS encoding PorP/SprF family type IX secretion system membrane protein, whose translation MNSPRSLLVALLLVGLSSLSYGQDFHYSQFYNAPLHLNPALTGVFNGDVRFMGNYKSQWVDVPVDYQTVTLAVDKQFRKTSNPKGFFAGGLAFNYDNAGDSKLTWLNLDLNGSYTRALSQTAFVTIGAKAAVIQRSFDEGGLRFDRQFDPVRGEYVESLPSQESFDNTSQIFPDFSAGINLRLQSKQTDYLVFRNNRRSKVDLGVALHHITQPEQAFYDDDDAPLERRLSPYVNATLQVLPIVDVVGNITYQNQGAFYDELVGVLGGRIWLTNKLGRQISLMAGMGLRRDARQDAYWPTFEVTYNTLRVGLNYDFNTSAFDIATENKGGLELSVRYIIRKARPLPEFKVCPLI comes from the coding sequence ATGAATTCTCCCCGCTCGCTCCTGGTAGCCCTCCTACTGGTAGGGCTGTCCTCCCTGTCTTATGGCCAGGATTTCCACTACTCCCAGTTTTACAACGCACCGCTGCACCTCAATCCGGCCCTCACCGGAGTGTTCAACGGTGATGTTCGTTTTATGGGCAACTACAAATCCCAGTGGGTGGACGTACCGGTGGATTACCAAACCGTGACGCTGGCAGTCGATAAGCAGTTCCGCAAAACAAGCAATCCGAAGGGATTCTTCGCAGGTGGCCTTGCTTTCAATTACGACAATGCCGGTGATAGTAAGTTGACCTGGTTGAACCTGGACCTGAACGGATCCTACACCCGAGCACTATCCCAAACGGCCTTTGTCACCATTGGTGCCAAGGCAGCCGTGATCCAACGGAGTTTTGATGAAGGTGGCCTCCGGTTCGACCGTCAATTCGATCCGGTTCGTGGAGAATACGTCGAATCCCTTCCCTCACAGGAGTCCTTCGACAATACCAGTCAGATCTTCCCCGATTTCAGCGCCGGTATCAACCTTCGTTTGCAGAGCAAGCAGACGGATTACCTGGTTTTCCGCAATAACCGCCGCAGCAAGGTGGACCTTGGTGTTGCCCTTCACCACATCACTCAGCCCGAGCAGGCATTCTACGATGATGATGATGCACCCCTCGAGCGCCGTTTGAGCCCATACGTAAATGCTACGCTTCAAGTCCTCCCCATCGTTGACGTGGTTGGTAACATTACTTACCAGAACCAGGGAGCTTTCTACGATGAACTCGTCGGTGTACTGGGTGGCCGGATCTGGCTAACTAACAAGCTGGGCCGCCAGATCAGCCTGATGGCTGGCATGGGTCTTCGCCGCGATGCTCGCCAGGATGCCTACTGGCCTACATTCGAGGTAACCTATAATACGTTACGGGTAGGCCTCAACTATGATTTCAATACAAGTGCTTTCGACATCGCCACGGAAAACAAAGGTGGTCTGGAACTGTCAGTACGCTACATCATCCGCAAAGCTCGCCCACTCCCCGAGTTTAAGGTTTGTCCACTGATTTAA
- a CDS encoding Hsp20/alpha crystallin family protein: MKLVNYNRPFPTDVFRFFDDHRTQARQAQRPAVNITEMDDAFALELLAPGRKRDLFNIAFNEGTLEISYTSEAAGETTDAGTVRRREFELKDFTRSFKLDDTVIDDEAINATYEDGVLRLTLPKREQALPKAPRQIEVA, encoded by the coding sequence ATGAAACTTGTAAATTATAACCGCCCTTTCCCAACTGATGTGTTCCGCTTCTTCGATGACCACCGCACTCAGGCCCGCCAAGCGCAGCGCCCCGCGGTAAATATCACCGAGATGGACGATGCATTCGCCCTGGAACTCCTTGCCCCCGGCCGTAAGCGTGATCTCTTCAACATTGCCTTTAACGAGGGCACGCTCGAGATTTCCTACACTTCCGAAGCCGCTGGCGAAACTACTGACGCCGGTACCGTTCGCCGCCGTGAATTTGAACTGAAGGACTTCACCCGTTCCTTCAAACTCGACGACACGGTCATTGACGACGAAGCAATCAACGCTACCTACGAGGATGGCGTACTGCGCCTGACGCTTCCCAAGCGTGAGCAGGCATTGCCAAAAGCACCCCGCCAAATTGAGGTTGCTTAA
- a CDS encoding right-handed parallel beta-helix repeat-containing protein yields the protein MKYLLSAVIILVSIIPMNAMIYHVTPNAKAKNTGKKWSRATTLRQALNHAVAGDEIWVAMGTYPTSTSNNPLATFTVPAGVKVYGGFRGKEKSLQQRPVDGRSTLSGELGEAHNHDDNAHTVMTLEAAGDLSSVVDGFNLIGGNSKNYQDGLSPKSAGGGMIVLSNGDYTTQHQIINCTFEDNKAHNGGAVLIRGGRPLFSNCKFVTNTADFNGGGVYNDGEGKLSNPVFEQCEFIDNASSTGAGLTNNSVNGETTPMLIGCQFIDNVSLINGAAIFNIRKDSGKGEPVIENCKFIGNESIIGDDIFDQGDGAHLNYLEETTGQQGGTLRPVAAKRR from the coding sequence TTGAAGTACCTACTTTCGGCTGTTATTATTCTCGTCTCCATCATCCCGATGAATGCGATGATCTACCACGTCACCCCCAACGCCAAGGCGAAGAATACGGGGAAAAAGTGGTCCAGGGCTACCACCTTACGCCAGGCACTGAATCACGCAGTCGCAGGAGACGAAATCTGGGTGGCAATGGGTACCTACCCAACTTCTACAAGTAACAATCCGCTCGCCACCTTCACCGTTCCCGCGGGTGTAAAGGTTTACGGAGGTTTCCGTGGAAAGGAAAAATCACTACAGCAACGGCCCGTTGACGGGCGGTCGACGCTAAGCGGAGAACTAGGGGAAGCACATAACCACGACGATAACGCGCACACCGTAATGACCCTGGAAGCAGCCGGAGACTTATCCAGCGTCGTTGATGGATTTAACCTTATCGGCGGCAATAGTAAGAATTACCAGGATGGGCTATCACCCAAAAGCGCTGGTGGCGGCATGATCGTCCTGAGCAATGGGGACTATACCACCCAACACCAGATCATCAACTGTACCTTCGAAGACAACAAGGCACACAACGGGGGGGCGGTACTCATCCGTGGTGGACGGCCGCTTTTCTCTAACTGCAAATTCGTTACCAACACCGCCGACTTCAACGGTGGCGGCGTCTACAACGACGGCGAGGGTAAACTATCTAACCCCGTATTCGAGCAGTGCGAATTCATCGATAACGCCAGCAGTACCGGCGCGGGGCTGACGAACAACTCCGTCAACGGAGAAACCACCCCCATGCTGATCGGCTGTCAATTCATCGACAACGTCTCCCTGATCAACGGGGCCGCAATCTTCAACATTCGTAAGGATTCCGGCAAGGGCGAGCCCGTCATCGAAAATTGTAAGTTCATCGGCAACGAGTCCATCATTGGTGATGACATCTTCGACCAGGGAGATGGTGCCCACCTCAATTACTTGGAAGAGACCACCGGCCAACAGGGAGGCACCCTCCGCCCAGTAGCCGCCAAGCGCCGCTAG
- a CDS encoding DUF389 domain-containing protein encodes MADPKDPKHPATPLPSSTNEKEVTPGEGLAEWFHDFLDLRTGSDRAGAVESIISGKQMRGSNAWMLVCSILIASLGLNLNSGAVIIGAMLISPLMNPILGIGLGVGTNDTPLLWKALQNFGISIAIALTASVLYFALTPIDTFTPEMQARTEPTILDALVAVFGGLAGIISVTRKDKTNAIPGVAIATALMPPLCVAGYGIALALTDPAAGFQVFWRSSYLFFINSFFIAATAYVIIRLLRFPYRKYLTKADARKSMLIVGAISILMIIPSVYILSDVLVRLRENEAAKSFTETFFPASSSSYLLDRENKAAPLLIYPIKNRLMSRDSIDHYTKILREPPYGLTNARIVTDTSLSASAMASIQRKLSTVSNHQTRLSDVEYRLQLLAQEVAQLEELPAQFRDTVAFNRTRRQLIEQFPMVTNLALSRAKVSGDTLSSNGDLPLAVVSLERPGRRPPLKAIKQEKAALQQFLQVALGRDSVILIVEEQ; translated from the coding sequence ATGGCAGACCCCAAGGATCCTAAACATCCCGCTACTCCCCTTCCCTCTTCGACCAACGAAAAGGAAGTCACCCCCGGTGAAGGCCTCGCGGAATGGTTCCATGATTTCCTGGACCTACGGACCGGTAGCGACCGTGCCGGGGCCGTAGAATCCATCATCAGCGGTAAGCAAATGCGGGGCTCCAATGCGTGGATGCTCGTCTGCTCCATCCTGATCGCCAGCCTCGGCTTGAATTTGAACTCTGGCGCCGTCATCATCGGGGCCATGCTCATCAGCCCGTTAATGAATCCGATTCTCGGCATCGGGCTCGGCGTGGGTACAAATGATACGCCACTGCTGTGGAAGGCCCTCCAGAATTTTGGTATCTCCATCGCCATCGCCCTCACGGCCAGTGTACTCTATTTCGCGCTAACGCCCATTGACACCTTTACACCGGAGATGCAGGCGCGGACGGAACCGACCATTCTCGACGCCCTCGTTGCCGTCTTTGGCGGGCTGGCTGGTATCATTTCCGTTACCCGCAAGGATAAGACGAACGCCATCCCGGGTGTAGCCATCGCTACGGCGTTGATGCCCCCGCTCTGTGTTGCTGGGTATGGGATTGCACTAGCCCTAACTGACCCCGCAGCTGGTTTTCAGGTCTTCTGGCGGAGTAGCTACCTGTTCTTCATCAACTCCTTCTTCATTGCGGCGACGGCCTACGTCATCATCCGGCTGTTGCGATTCCCCTACCGGAAGTACCTCACTAAAGCGGACGCTCGCAAGAGTATGCTCATCGTTGGAGCCATCAGTATTCTGATGATCATCCCCAGTGTCTACATCCTGAGTGACGTTCTTGTGAGGCTACGCGAAAACGAGGCGGCGAAGAGTTTCACGGAGACGTTTTTTCCCGCCAGCTCCTCCTCTTACTTGCTGGATCGAGAGAATAAGGCGGCCCCCTTGTTGATCTACCCCATCAAAAATCGGCTGATGAGCCGGGATAGCATTGATCACTACACCAAGATCTTACGCGAACCTCCCTACGGCTTGACAAACGCACGTATTGTAACGGATACTAGTCTCAGCGCCAGTGCCATGGCTTCCATTCAGCGTAAACTCTCAACGGTAAGTAACCACCAGACGAGACTGTCCGACGTAGAGTACCGCTTGCAATTGCTAGCGCAGGAGGTAGCACAATTGGAGGAGCTACCCGCTCAGTTTCGCGACACCGTAGCGTTCAATAGAACCCGAAGACAGTTAATCGAACAATTCCCCATGGTGACAAACCTGGCGCTATCGCGGGCCAAGGTTAGTGGTGACACCTTATCCTCTAATGGTGATTTGCCATTAGCCGTGGTAAGTTTAGAACGTCCCGGCAGAAGGCCGCCGCTAAAGGCAATCAAGCAAGAGAAAGCAGCCCTCCAACAATTTTTACAAGTTGCGCTTGGGAGGGACTCCGTCATCCTCATCGTCGAAGAGCAATAA
- the metG gene encoding methionine--tRNA ligase, whose protein sequence is MRTLLTSALPYANGPLHLGHLAGAYLPADIYARYLRLRGRQVLWVCGSDEHGAAITLRAKKEGISPREIIDTYHNLNKGSFESLGISFDYYHRTSAPLHHETSQDFFKALLEKGDQFEVKTTEQYYDPSIDQFLADRYIKGECPNCGNPEAFGDQCEVCGRDLSPTELINPVSVVSGAKPELRETKHWFFRLDEHEAWLKEWIQNGTVDGQQLHDPKTWKKHVIGQCMSWLNEGLHARSITRDLDWGIQVPVEGAEGKVLYVWFDAPIGYISATKQWAAENGGNWEDWWKGEDSRLVHFIGKDNIVFHCIVFPAMLSAHGEYNLPENVPANQFLNFEGGKFSKSRGWGIELQEYIDEFKDFPNAADALRWALIRNLPEQQDADFTWDGFTEYHDKDLADKLGNFINRVMVLMHKYYGGKIPEIHLATDDVINVNANVFSSLRKIGDDIEAYRFKDAATAFVELATYGNTYLQDAAPWTLFKADPNDPAIAITMYNSAQIAAALAIAAAPFIPEASAKLRAVLLQKEAQASDWELAFVLLQKGQALLPSGHEIGKAGVLFPKIIDRKDDSRNAIIQLQRNKMASALALREEEELAAAPVVAERAPAKAEITFDDFQKLDMRTATILTAEKVKKSSKLLHLTIDLGNEERSVVSGIAKHFSPEEVVGRQVVTVTNLAPRKMAGVLSEAMILMAEDDTGKLQFISPPPGFGNGFLVS, encoded by the coding sequence ATGCGTACCCTTCTCACCTCGGCCCTCCCTTACGCCAACGGTCCACTACACCTCGGCCACCTGGCTGGTGCCTATCTGCCCGCCGATATTTACGCGCGTTACCTGCGGCTGCGCGGGCGGCAAGTGCTCTGGGTGTGTGGTAGCGATGAACACGGCGCGGCCATCACGTTGCGGGCAAAAAAGGAAGGCATCAGCCCCCGGGAGATCATCGATACCTACCACAACCTGAACAAGGGAAGCTTTGAATCCCTGGGCATCAGCTTTGACTACTACCACCGCACGAGCGCTCCCCTGCACCACGAGACCAGCCAGGATTTCTTCAAAGCGCTGCTCGAAAAGGGCGACCAGTTCGAGGTCAAGACCACCGAGCAGTACTACGATCCATCAATTGACCAGTTCCTGGCCGACCGCTACATCAAAGGAGAGTGCCCCAACTGTGGCAACCCCGAAGCTTTTGGCGACCAGTGTGAAGTGTGTGGCCGCGACCTCAGCCCCACCGAATTGATCAATCCCGTTTCCGTAGTGAGTGGCGCCAAGCCAGAACTGCGGGAGACCAAGCACTGGTTCTTCCGCCTCGACGAGCACGAAGCCTGGCTCAAAGAGTGGATCCAAAACGGCACCGTGGACGGCCAGCAACTGCACGATCCCAAAACCTGGAAAAAGCACGTGATCGGCCAGTGCATGAGCTGGCTCAATGAAGGGCTGCACGCCCGCTCCATTACTCGCGATCTTGACTGGGGAATCCAGGTACCCGTCGAAGGCGCCGAAGGAAAAGTGCTCTACGTTTGGTTCGACGCCCCGATTGGCTACATCTCCGCTACCAAGCAGTGGGCCGCCGAAAACGGTGGCAACTGGGAAGATTGGTGGAAGGGGGAGGACTCCCGCCTCGTCCATTTCATCGGTAAGGATAATATCGTTTTCCACTGCATCGTCTTCCCGGCCATGCTCAGCGCCCACGGAGAGTACAACCTGCCGGAAAACGTGCCGGCGAACCAGTTCCTCAACTTTGAGGGAGGCAAATTCTCCAAATCCCGTGGCTGGGGCATCGAGCTCCAGGAATACATCGACGAGTTCAAGGATTTCCCCAATGCCGCCGACGCCCTGCGCTGGGCCCTCATCCGTAACCTGCCCGAGCAGCAGGACGCCGACTTTACCTGGGACGGCTTCACCGAATACCACGACAAGGACCTGGCGGATAAGCTGGGCAACTTCATCAACCGCGTAATGGTGCTGATGCACAAATACTACGGTGGAAAGATCCCCGAAATCCACCTCGCCACCGACGACGTGATCAACGTAAACGCCAACGTCTTTTCGAGCCTACGCAAGATCGGTGACGACATCGAAGCCTACCGTTTTAAGGACGCCGCTACCGCCTTCGTGGAACTGGCTACCTACGGCAATACTTACCTGCAGGATGCGGCGCCCTGGACGCTCTTCAAGGCTGACCCCAACGACCCGGCCATCGCCATCACGATGTACAACAGTGCCCAGATCGCGGCGGCGTTGGCCATTGCGGCGGCGCCCTTCATCCCCGAAGCATCGGCGAAACTGCGCGCGGTACTGCTTCAGAAGGAAGCGCAAGCCAGCGACTGGGAACTGGCCTTCGTGCTCCTGCAGAAGGGGCAGGCTTTGCTACCGAGTGGCCACGAGATTGGCAAGGCAGGTGTCCTCTTTCCCAAAATCATTGACCGCAAGGACGATAGCCGCAACGCCATCATCCAGTTACAACGAAATAAAATGGCCAGTGCGCTCGCACTACGTGAGGAGGAAGAACTGGCCGCTGCGCCGGTTGTTGCGGAGCGGGCACCAGCCAAAGCGGAGATCACGTTCGATGATTTCCAGAAGTTGGATATGCGTACGGCGACCATCCTCACCGCGGAGAAAGTCAAGAAGTCCAGCAAGCTACTTCACCTGACGATCGATCTTGGTAACGAGGAGCGTTCCGTCGTGTCCGGCATCGCCAAGCACTTTAGCCCGGAGGAAGTCGTCGGTCGCCAGGTGGTCACCGTTACCAACCTCGCGCCCCGGAAAATGGCGGGGGTACTGAGCGAGGCCATGATACTGATGGCGGAAGACGATACGGGTAAACTGCAGTTCATCAGCCCACCCCCCGGTTTCGGAAATGGCTTTTTAGTCAGCTAG
- a CDS encoding GDSL-type esterase/lipase family protein yields the protein MIQSLRLGICLLCGLLLTTCSVPLSEKSLLVIGDSNGERKGWVYQLQDLREGGPLVNTSISGNTVGFSYGGSELRTNTLENLTNYLRKGYAEMGKIDEILIGLGTNDCKVEFRGQESDVATNLETLLDRTAAFFTERGQKMPRIVILSPPPLNDVGVMPLFADATACVKDLTERYRKIATERGHCFVDLQANPGPSVLEYSKDGIHFSREGYVMIARSVLDSCY from the coding sequence ATGATTCAATCCCTGCGTCTAGGCATTTGCCTTTTATGTGGACTCCTACTTACGACCTGTTCCGTTCCGCTGAGCGAAAAGAGCCTGCTCGTGATTGGGGACAGCAACGGTGAACGGAAGGGGTGGGTGTACCAATTGCAGGACCTGCGCGAAGGTGGCCCACTCGTCAATACCTCCATTAGTGGTAACACTGTTGGGTTCAGCTACGGTGGCAGCGAATTGCGCACGAATACACTGGAAAACCTGACGAACTACCTGCGCAAAGGCTACGCCGAAATGGGCAAAATCGACGAGATCCTGATCGGCCTCGGCACCAACGACTGTAAGGTGGAATTTCGCGGCCAGGAAAGCGACGTGGCGACTAATCTCGAAACGTTGCTCGACCGCACCGCCGCATTCTTTACCGAACGGGGGCAAAAAATGCCCCGGATTGTCATTCTTTCGCCGCCCCCCCTGAACGACGTCGGCGTGATGCCCCTGTTTGCGGACGCTACGGCCTGCGTGAAGGACCTGACTGAGCGGTACCGGAAAATTGCAACCGAACGTGGGCACTGCTTCGTTGACCTACAGGCCAACCCCGGCCCCTCAGTGCTGGAATACAGTAAGGATGGCATTCATTTTAGCCGCGAAGGCTACGTGATGATCGCCCGCAGCGTCCTCGATTCCTGCTACTGA